The nucleotide sequence GCGCGGCTGCCTGGCCGGGCCGGTCGTGGCCGGCGCGGTGATTTTGCCCGCCGCCTACGACCTGCCGTACCTGACCGATTCCAAGAAGCTTTCCGCCGCCCGCCGCGAGGCGCTGGCTCCGGCCATCAAGGCGCAGGCCCTGGCCTGGGGCGTGGGCATGGCCTGGCCGGCGGAGATCGACCGGGTCAACATCCTGCAAGCCACCTTCCTGGCCATGTCCCGGGCGGTGCGGGCCATGGGCCGAGCCGTGTCGCTGCTGCGCATCGACGGCAACAAGTGTATTCCCGCCGGCTATCTTTCCCTGCTTTCATTTGCGCCCGGCCAGGAGGCGGTGGTGGGTGGCGACGCCAGCGTGCCGGCCATTTCCGCCGCCTCGATCCTGGCCAAGACCAGTCGCGACCGGCTGATGACGGTCTTCGACCGCCAGTTTCCGGGCTACGGCTTCGCCGGCCACAAGGGCTACGGCGCGGCGGCCCATCTGGCCGCCCTGCGGCGCCTGGGGCCGTGCCGCATCCATCGCCTGACCTTCCGTGGCGTCCTGCCCGAAATATCGCGACAACTCGGCCTCCCCGGCCTCTAGACGCCATGGCGCACGCTCTCGACGCCCGCCGTCAGCTCCATTGCCCATTCCCCCTTTCGGGGGGTCCGGGGGGGATCATCCCCCCCGGTGGGGAGGTCCAGGAGGGGCAACGCCCCTCCTGGCCGCCGGAGGCCCCCTCCCGATGACCGCGCCGCATCTGCGCCGGGGGCGCGAGGGCGAGGCGGCGGCCGAGGCCTTCCTGATCGCCAAGGGGTTCGTCGTGCTCGAACGCAATTACCGCACGCGCGGCGGCGAGGTGGATCTCGTGTGCCGCGACGGGGACACGGTGGTGTTCGTGGAAGTGAAAACGCGCGCGGCCGGCGGGCTTACCCGGCCGGACGAGGCGGTGACGCCCGCCAAGCGGGGGCGGCTGGCCAGGGCGGCGATGGCGTATTTGTCCGAGCGCGGGCTGTGGGAGCGGCCGTGCCGCTTCGACGTGGTGGCCGTCATCGCGCGCGGCGAGGGGTTGACGGCCGCGCATCTGCCCGACGCCTTCGGACTGGGGGACGTCCCCGGGGCGGGGCGTTTCTACCAGCCGGGCTAGGCGCGTCTTCCGGCCATGCCGGCATCGAAAGGGCATGCACGTGGCGCTGCGTGTCCTCGAGCGCGCCCGGACGGCGTTCGAGGACACGTCGTGAAGTGAAGCGGGCTTTTCAATCGTTTTCGTCGACTTCGGCGCAGGGGCCGTCTTCGGACAGGGAGAAGGCGGCGGCGGCTTCGAGGATGCGGGCCACGACATAGTCGACGTCGCCGTCATCGCCGGAGTCGAGGTCGAAGCAGTAACCGTCCTTGGAGAGCAGGCCACCGGGGATGAGATCGCCGCGTTCTTCGGGGTCGGTGATGGTATCGGCGTAGAAGCAAACGGAGAGGAAGCGATCGCCGTCGAGGCTGGCCACGTCGACCATGGTGATGACGGGGCGGCCGCGCGGCGGTTCGGCGCGCAGGCTGTAGCTTGCGGGGGGCCTCGGCACGAAGGTGACGGTGGCTTCGCTGAGGCCTTCCAGGACGTTTTTGAGGCGCAGGAAAGCGTCCTTGACCCCGTTTGGGTCGTCTCCCCAGCCGTCAATGAAGGCGTCGAGTTCGGTCATGTCGGGTCTCCTAAAGGTAGAGCAAGACGAACAAGTAAAAGGATAGCCCGAGAAGGGAAAAAATAAAATCGTTTCTTTTCATGGGAAACTCACAAAAAAAGGTTGCCAAGCCCGAGGGCGTGAGATAATTACCGTCTCTCGCCGCGCCGAGGTAGCTCAGTCGGTAGAGCAGGGGACTGAAAATCCCCGTGTCGGCAGTTCAATTCTGTCCCTCGGCACCATAGAAATCAAAGGGTTAGCTGAAAAGCTGGCCCTTTTTTCTTTTTGCCTCATGTTTTTCTCCCCACTCTCTCCCCACTTTGAAAATGATGGGGAATGAATTGAGGTGAAATAGCCCAGGCCCGCAGGGATGGGAAGCGGCCCGTGGGGACTGTCCCCCGGCGAGGGGCCGCCCGACCACCGGCCAGGGCGTGACACATTTGACCACCCCGGCTCGGCAAGCGGATGTCGCCGCCACCGACACCCGGACCTGCCCTCACCGTCGCTTAGCCCAGGTCGAGTTGACGCAGGATCAGCTTGCCCGCCGTCGTCATCCTCGACACTTGCTTCATCGGGGGTTCCATCGTCAGTACCGAGGGTATTCGCCACAACCGGCGGAACCCTCTCGCCCCCGTCCAGGCCGACCGCATAAGCGCCCGATCCAGCCCCGATCCTTCAGTAGACGGCACAAAGGTCATCCAGGCGAGGGAAACGCGGCAGACGGGAGAGGATATGGCTCCAGGCTGGGGAGCGTGGCCGGGCTTACGGCGGACTCCGCAAAATTGCGGCGTCACCACGGGGGAGGGACAGCACAATTTGGTGCCGTCGTCCTGCCGGGCAACCAACGCAGAATTGCGGGCGTCGAAGTCCGGCCAACCGGCTCAATTTTGAGCCCGTTGCTCGGCTCAATTTTGAGCCCAGCGACCGCGCCCCCTAACGGCCGAGGTGCGTTTTCAAAACACGGTTTGGCCCGGTAAAGGGCAGAATCATGCCCGCTGGCCAAGTGGGGTTCCCGCCTCTATTTTCAAAGTTGCTGATTTGCAACTTTGCCCACACGCCCTATCCACCCGCAGGAGCGACGAATGCCCGGCTCATGGCACTTTGCCCGGACAGACCGCCAGGACGCAAAAACAGGGCGCTACGTGTCTCGGCAATCTTGCTTAATGACTTGTGCCCTGGCCCCTGTTATTGAGGATCATGGAATGGATTTTTATCGCCCTTGCCGTGGGCCTCATCGCCATGGTGGCCGTCTTCGCAATAGCTGCCAGTAGCAATGATGGCGCGACCGTCCCGGGGCATTTCGACTTTGATAAATACAAATCCCAAGAACTTTCCAAGCGCGGCTTGTTCGACAAGACCAAGTGGTGATGCCCGACCGCCAGGTTGAACGCCACTTCAAAACCGTCTCCTGTACGTCTTTAAGCAATTACAGCATATTACGCCGGCCAATTCAAAAGTAGCGATTCGTTACCTTTGAAGGTTTCCAGCCACTTACCACCCTGCCGGGGGACAGACGGGGGACAGGCCCGGCAACGAAAAGCGGCCCACCTCCGAAGAAGCAGGCCGCCAAAGTTTAGAATACTAAAGATTTAGTCGGGCTATGCCGGGTCCAAGGCCGCTTCGATAGATTCCAGGTCTGTCATCAGGTCTTCAAAGACGTGGCCGAGGCCCCGCAGCGTCGCGCCGTCCAAGGTGATGCCGTCCGATTTCTTGAGCACATCCCGCAGAAACAAGCATTTATCGTGCGCGTTCGCCGCCATGTCCAGGGCGCCCGGGATGTTGGGGCTACGCATGGGCCACCTCCCGCACTGCCGGCACGATCCGCCCATCCTCGACCGTCCCCCATAGGCAAAATGGGTCCGCGCCCACCTCGGGAGCCCAAGGGATGCCCTTTTCCGCATGGCAGACCGGCACATACTGGAACGGGTCCGTGGTCAGTGGTTCAATGGGTCGACGGCGCTTCTCCTTCTCCAGGATGGCCCGGCAGGTGACGGCGGTCTCCTCGATCTCGGCCAAGTGCTCATCGGCACCGGGCAGCAATGGCATTTCCTTGCCGGGATAAAGCACATCCCAGGCATGACGGTCGGCCCGGGCCTCGACCAGCCGATAAACCCGGCGCTTGATGGCCGTGGGCGTGACGTCCATGTCCATGTTGAAGCAGGTCAGTGCGTCCAGGTGGATCATGTGCGCGATCTCGTGCCATGTCACAAACCGATAAGCGTCCTCGGCAGGGATGGCGGCAAGATCAAGCACGCCCGTCTTGTTCACGGCGAAGGCGTCCAAGTCGATCTTGTTGGCGAGGGTGATGCAGCTTCGCTCTGTCTGCCAG is from Solidesulfovibrio sp. and encodes:
- a CDS encoding ribonuclease HII — its product is MGLAVPASEAGGLVAGVDEAGRGCLAGPVVAGAVILPAAYDLPYLTDSKKLSAARREALAPAIKAQALAWGVGMAWPAEIDRVNILQATFLAMSRAVRAMGRAVSLLRIDGNKCIPAGYLSLLSFAPGQEAVVGGDASVPAISAASILAKTSRDRLMTVFDRQFPGYGFAGHKGYGAAAHLAALRRLGPCRIHRLTFRGVLPEISRQLGLPGL
- a CDS encoding YraN family protein, which codes for MTAPHLRRGREGEAAAEAFLIAKGFVVLERNYRTRGGEVDLVCRDGDTVVFVEVKTRAAGGLTRPDEAVTPAKRGRLARAAMAYLSERGLWERPCRFDVVAVIARGEGLTAAHLPDAFGLGDVPGAGRFYQPG